One Desulfobaccales bacterium DNA segment encodes these proteins:
- the pstA gene encoding phosphate ABC transporter permease PstA has product MRLDPHTTQRLVKALLWAFTGFTLLILIFIIVDISIKGLPQVTPGFLSQDSTDMGRAGGIFPTIVATAYITALAILLASPLGVGTAIYLTEYTREGWATRIIRFGAECLAGVPSIILGLFGFVLFVLKLGFGWSVLSGGLTLAIMVLPIIIRTSEEAIKAVPQDYRTACLSLGMSQWQTVTRIVLPSALPGITTGIMLSVGRSLGETAVLLFTAGAALRTPVSLFDSGRTMAVHFYILAREGISMPNAYGTAAVLVISILVINVVAYTLMQRLMRRYS; this is encoded by the coding sequence GTGCGACTCGACCCCCATACCACTCAGCGTCTGGTCAAAGCCCTGCTTTGGGCCTTTACCGGTTTCACCCTGCTGATCCTGATCTTCATCATCGTGGATATCTCCATAAAAGGGCTCCCCCAGGTCACCCCCGGGTTCCTCTCTCAGGACTCCACAGATATGGGCCGGGCCGGTGGCATCTTTCCCACCATCGTGGCTACCGCCTATATCACCGCGCTGGCCATTTTGCTGGCCTCTCCCCTCGGGGTGGGAACCGCCATTTACCTTACTGAGTATACCCGGGAGGGCTGGGCTACCCGGATCATCCGCTTCGGAGCCGAATGCCTTGCAGGGGTGCCTTCCATCATTCTGGGGCTTTTCGGTTTCGTGTTGTTTGTCTTGAAGCTGGGGTTCGGCTGGTCGGTGCTCTCCGGCGGCCTTACTCTGGCCATTATGGTGCTCCCCATCATCATCCGCACGTCTGAGGAGGCCATCAAGGCCGTGCCCCAGGATTACCGCACCGCCTGTCTTTCCCTGGGGATGAGCCAGTGGCAGACCGTTACCCGGATTGTCCTGCCCAGCGCCTTGCCGGGGATCACGACCGGCATCATGCTCAGTGTCGGGAGGTCTTTGGGGGAGACCGCGGTGCTCCTGTTCACCGCCGGCGCCGCCCTGCGCACCCCGGTGTCGCTGTTTGATTCGGGACGCACCATGGCGGTGCACTTTTATATTCTGGCCCGGGAGGGCATATCCATGCCCAACGCCTATGGCACCGCGGCGGTTTTGGTGATTTCCATTCTGGTGATCAATGTGGTGGCTTATACTCTGATGCAGCGGCTCATGCGGCGCTATTCGTGA
- a CDS encoding phosphate ABC transporter ATP-binding protein — protein MTQETSDKIRLEDLSFFFGDFQALDGVTLSIQPNEVFGLMGPSKSGKSTLLRILNRMCDLISGVRVTGGAWLDEEDILAPGYDVVQLRRRVGLVLSRPTPLPRSIYENLTLAPRLAGKKSRGELNDLAETSLRAAQLWDEVKDRLRDSALKLSGGQQQRLCLARTLAMEPEVILLDEPTSGLDPISTAKIEETLLELKNDYTIVLVSNNTKQIARATDRVAFLLMSHIIEIGKTNRVFTVPADQRTDDYISGRFG, from the coding sequence ATGACTCAAGAAACCTCCGATAAAATCCGCCTTGAGGACCTGTCTTTCTTCTTTGGCGATTTTCAGGCCTTGGATGGGGTTACTTTATCTATTCAGCCCAATGAGGTTTTCGGTCTCATGGGTCCCTCCAAGAGCGGCAAGTCCACCCTGCTCCGGATTTTGAACCGCATGTGCGATCTCATCTCCGGCGTCCGGGTCACGGGAGGGGCCTGGCTGGACGAAGAGGATATCCTGGCGCCGGGCTATGACGTAGTGCAGTTGCGACGGCGGGTGGGGTTGGTGCTCAGTCGTCCGACCCCCTTGCCGCGCTCCATTTATGAGAACCTGACCCTGGCGCCCCGGTTGGCCGGGAAGAAAAGCCGGGGAGAGCTGAACGACCTGGCCGAGACCAGCCTTAGGGCCGCGCAGTTATGGGATGAAGTCAAGGACCGGCTTCGGGATTCGGCCTTAAAGCTTTCTGGCGGCCAGCAGCAGCGCCTCTGCCTGGCCCGCACGCTGGCCATGGAGCCCGAAGTGATCCTCTTGGATGAACCCACCAGCGGACTGGACCCGATTTCGACTGCCAAAATCGAAGAGACCTTGCTGGAATTGAAAAATGATTATACTATCGTCCTGGTGAGCAACAACACCAAACAGATCGCCCGGGCCACCGACCGGGTGGCGTTTCTGTTAATGAGCCATATCATCGAAATCGGGAAAACCAACCGGGTCTTCACCGTGCCCGCCGACCAACGCACTGATGACTATATTTCCGGCCGCTTCGGATAA
- the pstB gene encoding phosphate ABC transporter ATP-binding protein PstB: protein MTIFPAASDNDTPRIVPDIIILRRLNLFYESFHALKDIDAAFPKKTITALIGPSGCGKSTLLRTLNRMNDLIEGVRISGQVIIDGQDIFGPEVVLTQLRKKVGMVFQRPNPFPLSIYDNVVYGPRLHGEPRKAELQEILERSLTAVEMWDEVKDRLKVSALELTEEQQQRLCIARVLAVESEILLMDEPCSALDPMATLRIEELMRELARNYTIIIVTHNMQQAARASDMSGFMYLGELIEFGTTAQIFTRPRDSRTEDYITGKYG, encoded by the coding sequence ATGACTATATTTCCGGCCGCTTCGGATAATGACACCCCGCGAATAGTTCCGGACATTATCATACTCCGGCGCCTCAATCTCTTCTATGAATCCTTTCATGCCCTGAAGGATATCGACGCGGCGTTCCCCAAAAAGACCATCACCGCGCTCATCGGCCCCTCGGGCTGTGGCAAGTCCACTCTGCTGCGCACGCTCAACCGGATGAACGACCTCATCGAAGGGGTAAGGATCAGCGGGCAGGTCATCATTGACGGCCAGGATATTTTTGGCCCCGAGGTCGTCCTCACCCAGCTGCGCAAGAAGGTGGGCATGGTCTTCCAGCGGCCCAATCCGTTTCCCTTGTCCATTTACGACAATGTGGTCTACGGACCTCGCCTCCACGGTGAGCCCCGGAAAGCCGAGTTGCAGGAAATCCTGGAGCGCTCCCTCACTGCGGTTGAGATGTGGGACGAAGTCAAGGACCGCCTGAAGGTGTCGGCCCTGGAACTTACTGAGGAACAACAACAGCGTTTGTGCATTGCCCGGGTGCTGGCGGTGGAGTCCGAAATCCTGCTTATGGACGAACCCTGTTCCGCCCTCGACCCTATGGCCACGCTGCGCATTGAAGAACTGATGCGGGAGTTGGCCCGGAACTACACTATTATCATCGTTACCCACAACATGCAGCAGGCGGCCCGGGCCTCCGACATGTCGGGTTTCATGTACCTGGGGGAACTCATCGAGTTCGGCACCACCGCACAGATATTCACCCGCCCCCGGGATTCCCGAACGGAGGACTATATCACGGGCAAGTATGGCTAA